One Bdellovibrio bacteriovorus str. Tiberius DNA segment encodes these proteins:
- a CDS encoding YgaP family membrane protein: protein MRCNVALWDRILRFLFGVGLTAYAVAGGPFWAYIGVYGLITAAWGLCPVYAFFRIRTLKDYHRPINEE from the coding sequence ATGAGATGCAATGTCGCCCTGTGGGACCGCATTCTAAGATTTCTGTTCGGCGTGGGTTTGACCGCTTACGCTGTGGCAGGCGGTCCTTTCTGGGCGTACATTGGGGTCTATGGTCTGATCACGGCCGCTTGGGGCTTGTGTCCCGTCTATGCTTTCTTTAGAATCAGAACTCTGAAAGATTATCACCGCCCGATCAACGAAGAATAG
- the grxD gene encoding Grx4 family monothiol glutaredoxin encodes MATTHERIDQIVKGNKIVLFMKGTQQFPMCGFSARACAILQDMGVQFHDVNVLDDDEIRQGIKDYGNWPTIPQLYINHQLVGGSDIMMEMYQSGELQELLK; translated from the coding sequence ATGGCAACGACACACGAAAGAATTGATCAGATTGTTAAAGGTAACAAAATCGTATTGTTCATGAAAGGGACCCAACAGTTCCCAATGTGCGGTTTCTCTGCACGTGCATGCGCAATCCTTCAGGATATGGGCGTTCAGTTCCACGATGTGAACGTACTTGATGACGACGAAATCCGTCAGGGCATCAAAGACTACGGCAACTGGCCGACAATTCCACAGCTTTACATCAACCACCAGTTGGTTGGCGGCAGCGACATCATGATGGAAATGTACCAGTCCGGTGAACTTCAGGAACTTCTGAAGTAA
- a CDS encoding LTA synthase family protein has translation MFGPSYRLIKIFSLVLLTVLFYFFARAEFLIWNWSLFKNKPAQDILWSFIVGLRFDVAAILSLTAPLLLLAFVPWPKAWNGLWATVTWVVFSILQVPFLILNLGDTEFINFVGRRFTFDSLFVVNEIPGKVWNFVSSYWLLFLVNTLIVLLFVLLVRKVTLAGFEKLQWSGKDGKEKARLWLAHGFLCFVALAISVIGIRGGLQAKPVSFVNANVFTAPLLNNLVLNSTFTFIKSYGAKGLSKDKYFEDQHEMLSLLNGSLRGSLMEGRRPKAPQNVVIIILESFGEEYIGPVNGKSYTPFLDSLKAKSLSFENAYANGRRSIEGVGAIMGGIPALMNEPFISSHFTSNYFLGLGTLLTPAKYSTSFFHGGHNGTMYFDSFMQSAGVEKYFGAREYGNGADDDGVWGIWDEPFLQWMLTQVDQLPQPFMTSVFTLSSHQPYKIPAQYQDRFKEGPIEILKTVEYTDFALEKFFAEAGKKPWFKNTLFIVTADHASMHYRPEFENEQGSYRIPLFMYHPGYKFPEVDTKMVVQQIDVLPTVLDFLGISDKDQNYLGSSIFIPGDKTAVNFIDGRYLLFAKDYFVRWTPGHGDPQMFAMADRATEHEIPADQPGTSPRRQVLEKKLKATIQYFNEGMWDNKLYYPSK, from the coding sequence ATGTTTGGACCGTCCTACCGCCTGATTAAGATATTCTCTCTGGTATTGCTGACTGTGCTCTTCTATTTCTTCGCAAGAGCCGAGTTCCTTATTTGGAATTGGAGTTTATTCAAAAACAAACCCGCCCAGGACATTTTGTGGTCCTTTATTGTGGGTCTGCGCTTTGATGTGGCGGCCATCCTCAGTCTGACGGCGCCTTTGTTGCTACTGGCTTTTGTGCCGTGGCCGAAGGCCTGGAACGGACTTTGGGCGACAGTGACGTGGGTGGTTTTCAGTATTTTGCAGGTGCCCTTCCTGATTCTGAACCTGGGCGACACCGAGTTCATCAACTTCGTCGGCCGCCGCTTCACTTTTGACAGCCTGTTTGTGGTAAATGAAATCCCCGGCAAAGTCTGGAACTTCGTCAGCAGTTACTGGCTGCTGTTCTTGGTGAACACCCTGATTGTGCTGTTGTTCGTGCTGCTGGTGCGCAAGGTGACACTGGCAGGTTTTGAGAAGCTGCAATGGAGCGGCAAAGATGGAAAAGAAAAAGCCAGGCTGTGGCTGGCTCATGGTTTCCTTTGTTTTGTGGCGCTGGCGATTTCGGTGATCGGTATCCGCGGGGGGCTTCAGGCCAAACCCGTCAGTTTTGTGAACGCCAACGTTTTCACTGCGCCCTTGCTGAATAATCTGGTGCTGAATTCCACTTTCACGTTTATCAAAAGTTACGGTGCCAAAGGGCTTAGCAAAGATAAATACTTTGAAGACCAGCACGAAATGCTGTCCCTGCTGAATGGATCTTTGCGTGGCTCCCTGATGGAAGGCCGCCGCCCGAAGGCCCCGCAGAATGTGGTGATCATTATTCTTGAAAGCTTCGGTGAAGAATACATCGGTCCGGTGAACGGCAAGTCCTACACTCCGTTTTTGGATTCTTTAAAAGCCAAGTCGCTTAGCTTTGAAAATGCCTATGCCAATGGCCGCCGTTCCATCGAAGGGGTGGGGGCGATCATGGGTGGGATTCCGGCGCTGATGAACGAACCGTTTATTTCCTCGCACTTTACCTCGAACTATTTCCTGGGCTTGGGCACGCTTCTGACTCCGGCGAAATATTCCACGAGCTTCTTCCATGGCGGGCACAACGGGACCATGTACTTTGATTCCTTCATGCAAAGTGCCGGGGTTGAAAAGTACTTCGGTGCGCGTGAATACGGTAACGGTGCGGATGATGACGGTGTCTGGGGCATCTGGGATGAACCATTCCTGCAATGGATGTTGACCCAGGTGGATCAGTTGCCACAGCCGTTTATGACTTCAGTGTTCACGCTCAGCTCGCATCAGCCATACAAGATTCCGGCTCAGTATCAGGACCGTTTCAAAGAAGGCCCGATCGAGATTTTGAAAACGGTGGAATACACCGACTTTGCTCTGGAAAAGTTCTTTGCCGAAGCCGGGAAAAAACCGTGGTTCAAAAATACGCTGTTCATTGTGACGGCTGATCACGCGTCCATGCACTATCGTCCCGAATTTGAAAACGAGCAGGGCAGCTATCGCATTCCTCTGTTCATGTATCATCCGGGTTACAAGTTCCCGGAAGTGGATACAAAGATGGTCGTGCAGCAGATCGACGTGTTGCCGACGGTTTTGGATTTCCTGGGGATATCAGACAAGGATCAGAACTATCTGGGAAGTTCTATTTTCATTCCGGGTGACAAGACCGCGGTGAACTTCATCGATGGTCGCTATCTGCTGTTTGCAAAGGACTATTTTGTGCGTTGGACTCCGGGGCATGGAGATCCGCAGATGTTTGCCATGGCCGACCGTGCGACCGAGCACGAGATCCCGGCCGATCAACCCGGCACCTCGCCGCGCCGACAGGTTCTGGAAAAAAAGCTTAAAGCCACCATCCAGTATTTCAATGAAGGCATGTGGGATAATAAGCTTTATTATCCATCAAAATAA
- a CDS encoding BolA/IbaG family iron-sulfur metabolism protein, with protein MKERLEKHYPQSTIEVFDLTGTQDHWEVFVESTVFAGMSRIQQHQNVMACFGPELKTGEVHALSIKTKIKS; from the coding sequence ATGAAAGAACGTTTAGAGAAGCATTATCCTCAATCCACGATCGAAGTTTTCGATCTGACCGGAACTCAGGATCACTGGGAAGTATTCGTGGAAAGCACTGTATTTGCCGGCATGTCCCGCATTCAGCAGCACCAGAACGTGATGGCTTGCTTTGGTCCAGAATTGAAGACCGGCGAGGTTCATGCCCTGTCAATCAAGACTAAGATTAAATCATAA
- a CDS encoding FAD-binding oxidoreductase has translation MSTTALRDLESILKKDQIKTDEESLKYWGRDWTTYFDIKASAIVFPHSTADVVALVQWARQNKIALIPSGGRTGLSGAAVATQGEVVVSFDQMNKIKEFNSVDQTVVIEPGVVTEALQQFAHSKQLFYPVDFAARGSSQMGGNIATNAGGIKVVRYGLTRDWVVGLTVVTGTGEVLELNNGLVKNATGYDLRHLFIGSEGTLGFITEATIKLAANPPPMNVLVMGVTGLDAVMKIFAEFKTKTPLVAFEMFSDKALSKVLDSTGLSAPLATECPFYVLAEVETRNEQDQEHALGVFEKCLEEGWVLDGVISQSEVQAKTFWRYREDISESLAKYSPYKNDIAVAISKVPPFMEDLDQVLSKAYPNWEVVWFGHIGDGNLHINILRPEGMTKEEFVKECRKVDVMVFDAVKKYKGSISAEHGVGLTKKTFLNYTRSEAEIQLMRGIKKVFDPDNIINPGKVI, from the coding sequence ATGTCCACCACAGCTCTCCGCGACCTTGAAAGCATCTTGAAGAAAGACCAAATCAAAACCGACGAAGAGAGTCTGAAATACTGGGGCCGGGACTGGACAACCTATTTCGATATCAAAGCCAGCGCCATTGTTTTTCCTCACTCCACCGCTGACGTGGTTGCGCTGGTTCAATGGGCCCGTCAAAACAAAATTGCTCTGATTCCTTCCGGGGGCCGCACCGGTCTTTCCGGCGCCGCGGTCGCCACCCAAGGCGAAGTGGTCGTGTCTTTTGATCAAATGAACAAAATCAAAGAGTTCAATTCCGTGGATCAAACCGTGGTGATTGAACCGGGTGTTGTGACTGAGGCTTTGCAACAGTTCGCGCATTCCAAACAGCTTTTCTATCCGGTGGATTTTGCGGCACGCGGTTCTTCCCAAATGGGTGGCAACATCGCGACCAATGCCGGAGGCATCAAAGTCGTTCGTTACGGCCTGACTCGTGACTGGGTTGTGGGTCTGACTGTGGTGACTGGTACCGGTGAAGTTCTGGAGCTGAACAACGGCCTTGTGAAAAATGCCACGGGCTATGATCTGCGCCATCTGTTCATCGGTTCTGAAGGAACTTTGGGCTTTATCACTGAAGCCACCATCAAGCTTGCTGCCAATCCCCCGCCAATGAATGTTCTGGTGATGGGTGTGACCGGGCTTGATGCCGTGATGAAAATCTTTGCGGAATTCAAAACCAAAACTCCGCTGGTGGCGTTTGAGATGTTCTCAGACAAAGCTTTGAGCAAAGTTTTGGACAGCACAGGTTTGTCGGCTCCGCTGGCGACCGAGTGCCCGTTCTATGTTCTGGCGGAAGTTGAAACCCGCAACGAACAGGACCAGGAACACGCTTTGGGCGTGTTTGAAAAGTGCCTTGAAGAAGGCTGGGTTCTGGATGGCGTGATTTCGCAATCCGAAGTTCAAGCCAAGACCTTCTGGAGATACCGCGAGGACATCTCTGAATCTTTGGCGAAATATTCCCCATACAAAAACGACATCGCCGTGGCGATTTCCAAAGTTCCGCCATTCATGGAAGACCTGGACCAGGTCCTGTCCAAGGCTTATCCGAACTGGGAAGTGGTCTGGTTCGGTCACATTGGCGACGGGAATCTGCACATCAATATCCTGCGCCCAGAGGGCATGACCAAGGAAGAATTCGTCAAAGAATGCCGCAAGGTCGACGTGATGGTCTTTGATGCAGTTAAAAAGTACAAAGGATCCATTTCTGCCGAACACGGCGTGGGCCTGACCAAAAAGACCTTCCTGAATTACACTCGCTCTGAAGCTGAAATCCAGCTTATGCGCGGAATTAAGAAAGTCTTCGACCCGGACAACATCATCAATCCGGGCAAAGTTATCTAG
- a CDS encoding CBS domain-containing protein: protein MKVKDVMHERAEYINRERTVREAAEMMAKGDYGCLPIEENDRMIGMITDRDITLRVVAKGLDPNVTKVSECMSKGIEYCFEDDNLLEVGEMMASQKIRRMPVINESKRLVGMLSLGDIASKARDQSLSHEILSNVSH from the coding sequence ATGAAAGTGAAAGACGTCATGCATGAACGTGCAGAGTATATCAACCGTGAACGGACCGTGCGCGAAGCCGCCGAGATGATGGCGAAAGGTGATTACGGTTGTCTGCCCATCGAGGAAAACGACCGGATGATTGGCATGATCACCGACCGCGACATCACCCTGCGAGTGGTTGCCAAGGGCCTGGATCCCAACGTCACAAAAGTCAGCGAATGCATGAGCAAGGGCATTGAATATTGCTTTGAAGACGACAACCTGCTGGAAGTGGGCGAAATGATGGCGTCCCAGAAAATCCGTCGCATGCCGGTGATCAACGAAAGCAAACGACTGGTGGGAATGCTCAGCCTGGGTGACATCGCCAGCAAGGCCCGCGATCAAAGTCTTTCCCACGAAATCCTGTCCAACGTATCCCACTAA